A window from Tachyglossus aculeatus isolate mTacAcu1 chromosome 20, mTacAcu1.pri, whole genome shotgun sequence encodes these proteins:
- the MMP7 gene encoding matrilysin, translating into MQFVVLFTVGFLTSGFSLPMPREAGEISEKQWKEAQNYLNNFYASDTEKELSNFEDKIKKMQRFFGLSITGVMNPNIMEIMKQPRCGLPDIAPSGFTLFPGPRKWTSKIVTYRIAIYTNQLRHSRVDSIVYRAFNMWSRETTLYFKRVPRGPADIIIRFARRAHGDNYPFDGPGGTLAHAFTPGPDIGGDAHFDDDEKWTEGYKSGINLPFVVTHELGHSLGLSHSSNPNAVMYPTYNKNDPWDFQLSQDDIRRIQQLYGKKRNVWDIYYREENTPS; encoded by the exons ATGCAGTTTGTTGTGCTGTTCACTGTGGGTTTTCTGACCTCCGGCTTTTCTCTCCCAATGCCCCGTGAAGCAGGAGAAATAAGTGAGAAACAATGGAAGGAGGCCCAG AACTACCTCAACAATTTCTATGCAAGTGACACTGAGAAAGAGTTGAGCAATTTTGAGGACAAAATTAAGAAAATGCAAAGATTCTTTGGCCTCAGTATAACAGGGGTCATGAATCCAAACATCATGGAAATAATGAAGCAGCCGAGATGCGGGCTGCCCGATATCGCCCCTTCAGGATTCACGCTGTTTCCAGGACCACGGAAATGGACCTCCAAAATAGTGACCTACAG GATTGCGATTTATACGAATCAATTGCGACATTCAAGGGTGGATTCCATCGTATACAGGGCTTTTAATATGTGGAGCAGAGAGACTACTTTGTACTTCAAGAGGGTTCCTAGGGGTCCAGCTGATATTATCATCAGGTTTGCAAGAAGAG CTCATGGGGACAACTATCCTTTCGATGGTCCCGGAGGCACCCTTGCTCATGCGTTTACCCCGGGGCCAGACATAGGAGGAGATGCtcactttgatgatgatgaaaagtggaCCGAAGGCTATAAATCAG GAATTAACTTGCCCTTCGTGGTCACTCACGAACTCGGCCATTCTTTGGGGCTGAGTCATTCTTCGAATCCTAATGCTGTGATGTACCCGACCTATAATAAAAATGACCCATGGGATTTCCAGCTGTCCCAGGATGATATCAGAAGGATTCAACAACTatatg gaaagaaaagaaatgttTGGGATATATACTACCGAGAAGAAAATACTCCTTCATAA